From Deinococcus aquaticus, one genomic window encodes:
- the nadA gene encoding quinolinate synthase NadA — protein MTDLPNTAPTPRPVTERPDPAGSPVVPRPQTPHRDLLQLEVLPDEAQIRADIERLRQEKNAVIIAHNYQRPEVQGIADYVGDSLGLSRQAAKTDADVIVFAGVHFMAETAAILNPDKTVLLPDLRAGCSLADTVTAQGIRDWKAQNPGGLVVTYVNTTADVKAESDYCCTSGNAVQIVQNLPQNVPVLFAPDRFLAAHVIRETGRAMDVWDGACHVHEAIRPEDVTDQQAAYPDAELLIHPECGCSTKILGALPELQLYSTEGMVHRARESAAQEFIVVTETGMVTRLEHDVPEKTFIPVSRTACCEYMKMITLENIRDALENLQPRVTVPADIREKALVPIERMLAIG, from the coding sequence ATGACCGACCTGCCCAATACGGCCCCCACCCCCCGCCCCGTCACGGAACGCCCCGACCCCGCCGGCAGCCCGGTCGTCCCACGCCCGCAGACGCCCCACCGCGACCTGCTGCAACTGGAAGTCCTACCGGACGAGGCGCAGATCCGCGCGGACATCGAACGCCTGCGCCAAGAGAAGAACGCCGTGATCATCGCGCACAACTACCAGCGGCCCGAGGTGCAGGGCATTGCGGACTACGTGGGCGACTCGCTGGGCCTGTCCCGGCAGGCCGCGAAGACCGACGCGGACGTGATCGTGTTCGCCGGTGTGCACTTCATGGCCGAAACCGCCGCGATCCTCAACCCGGACAAGACCGTGCTGCTGCCCGACCTGCGCGCCGGGTGCTCGCTGGCCGACACCGTCACCGCGCAGGGCATCCGCGACTGGAAAGCGCAGAACCCCGGCGGGCTGGTCGTCACGTACGTGAACACCACCGCCGACGTGAAAGCCGAGAGCGACTACTGCTGCACCAGCGGGAACGCCGTGCAGATCGTGCAGAACCTCCCGCAGAACGTGCCGGTCCTGTTCGCCCCGGACCGCTTCCTGGCCGCGCACGTGATCCGCGAAACCGGCCGCGCCATGGACGTCTGGGACGGCGCGTGCCACGTGCACGAGGCCATCCGCCCCGAGGACGTCACGGACCAGCAGGCCGCGTACCCGGACGCCGAACTGCTCATCCACCCCGAGTGCGGCTGCTCCACGAAAATCCTGGGCGCCCTGCCGGAGTTGCAGCTGTACTCCACCGAGGGCATGGTCCACCGCGCCCGCGAGAGCGCCGCGCAGGAATTCATCGTCGTCACCGAGACCGGCATGGTCACCCGCCTGGAACACGACGTGCCCGAAAAGACCTTCATTCCGGTTAGCCGCACCGCCTGCTGCGAGTACATGAAGATGATCACCCTGGAGAACATCCGTGACGCACTGGAGAACCTGCAGCCGCGCGTGACCGTCCCCGCCGACATCCGTGAAAAGGCCCTGGTGCCCATCGAACGAATGCTCGCCATCGGGTAA
- the nadC gene encoding carboxylating nicotinate-nucleotide diphosphorylase, with product MLSLDERLRAALAEDIGRGDATTLATIPASQRATAEFLLKEPGVLSGLEVATRVFALVDPAVTVTWTARDGEARTRGPIGTVIGAARSLLTGERLALNLMQRLSGVATQTRRYADTLGGGHTRLLDTRKTTPLWRDLEKQAVRHGGGFNHRAGLDDGILIKDNHVAAAGSITEAIRRARDHSYLLKIECEVPDLAGLEEALHARADRVLLDNMSDELLAQAVALRDRLAPHVTLEASGNMTLSRLPRVAASGVDFVSAGALTHSAPALDISLNFIPTPDPAAPEDLS from the coding sequence ATGCTGAGCCTCGACGAGCGCCTGCGTGCCGCTCTGGCCGAGGATATCGGCCGGGGGGACGCCACGACCCTCGCCACCATTCCCGCCTCGCAGCGGGCCACCGCCGAATTCCTGCTGAAGGAACCGGGCGTCCTGAGCGGCCTGGAGGTCGCCACGCGCGTGTTCGCGCTGGTAGACCCGGCCGTGACCGTCACCTGGACCGCGCGGGACGGCGAGGCCCGCACACGCGGCCCGATCGGCACGGTCATCGGCGCGGCCCGCAGCCTCCTGACCGGCGAACGCCTCGCCCTGAACCTGATGCAGCGCCTCTCGGGCGTGGCCACGCAGACGCGGCGCTACGCCGACACGCTGGGCGGCGGGCACACGCGCCTGCTCGACACCCGCAAGACCACCCCGCTGTGGCGCGACCTGGAGAAACAGGCGGTGCGGCACGGGGGCGGGTTCAATCACCGCGCGGGCCTGGACGACGGCATCCTGATCAAGGACAACCACGTGGCCGCCGCCGGCAGCATCACGGAAGCCATCCGCCGCGCCCGCGACCACAGTTACCTGCTGAAGATCGAGTGCGAGGTGCCGGACCTCGCGGGCCTGGAAGAAGCCCTGCACGCCCGCGCCGACCGCGTGCTGCTGGACAACATGAGCGACGAGCTGCTGGCACAGGCCGTGGCGCTGCGTGACCGCCTCGCGCCGCACGTGACGCTGGAAGCCAGCGGCAACATGACCCTGTCCCGCCTGCCCCGCGTGGCGGCCAGCGGCGTGGACTTCGTGAGCGCCGGGGCGCTGACGCACTCGGCCCCCGCGCTGGACATCAGCCTGAACTTCATTCCCACCCCCGACCCCGCTGCACCCGAGGACCTGTCATGA
- the nadB gene encoding L-aspartate oxidase, giving the protein MRIVETELLVIGGGVAGAYAALTARSYGADVTLACKTPLTGGSTRWAQGGIAAPLAQGDEEAHALDTLKAGRGLCEPEAVQAFVRDARSHVETLRDLGVTFSPHVTLEGGHSRARIRHTGDSTGHSISLALAGALGAARGPALDVLEGAFVRNLRVSGGAVVGADLLTPDGPVQVRAGAVLLATGGFGRLYPVTTAPPEGTGDGLGLAWQAGAALRDLEFVQFHPTAVVRGGAAFLVTEAARGEGGRLLNARGERFMERYDPALELAPRDVVARAIAAEIAATGRVDLDLRHLGAAFVRSRFPTVTASLAPLGLDLGADLIPVQPAVHYTMGGVQTDVQGRTGVPGLYAAGEVASSGLHGANRLASNSLSEGLVFGARAARAALAVLKPVPARTEALPAPLVDPACLHALRALVAGAAGLRRDGAGLRAALDAWAWPVTGAESRESLEAGHLALIGKRVLRAALDREESRGGHHRTDFPGEAAGAVHSLQSRALGEQVTRVPVGAAAAAVLGSSA; this is encoded by the coding sequence GTGAGGATTGTCGAGACGGAGCTTCTGGTGATCGGGGGCGGGGTGGCGGGCGCGTACGCGGCTCTGACGGCCCGGAGTTACGGGGCGGACGTGACGCTGGCCTGCAAGACGCCCCTGACGGGTGGCTCGACCCGCTGGGCGCAGGGTGGAATTGCGGCCCCACTGGCGCAGGGTGACGAGGAGGCGCACGCACTCGATACCCTGAAGGCCGGGCGGGGACTGTGCGAGCCGGAGGCGGTGCAGGCATTCGTGCGGGACGCCCGGTCGCACGTGGAGACGCTGCGGGACCTGGGCGTGACGTTCAGCCCGCACGTGACGCTGGAGGGCGGGCACAGTCGGGCGCGCATCCGTCACACGGGGGACTCGACGGGTCACTCGATCAGCCTGGCGCTGGCCGGGGCGCTCGGGGCGGCGCGGGGTCCGGCGCTGGACGTGCTGGAGGGCGCGTTCGTGCGGAATCTGCGGGTGTCCGGGGGTGCGGTGGTGGGCGCGGACCTGCTCACGCCGGACGGGCCGGTGCAGGTGCGCGCCGGGGCGGTGCTGCTGGCGACCGGGGGCTTTGGGCGGCTGTACCCGGTGACGACCGCGCCGCCCGAGGGGACGGGGGACGGGCTGGGGCTGGCATGGCAGGCGGGCGCAGCGCTGCGGGACCTAGAATTCGTGCAGTTTCACCCGACGGCGGTGGTGCGGGGCGGCGCGGCGTTTCTGGTGACGGAGGCCGCGCGGGGCGAGGGTGGGCGGCTGCTGAACGCGCGCGGCGAGCGGTTCATGGAGCGCTACGATCCGGCGCTGGAACTCGCGCCGCGTGACGTGGTGGCCCGCGCGATTGCGGCCGAGATCGCCGCGACGGGCCGGGTGGACCTGGACCTGCGGCACCTGGGCGCAGCGTTCGTGCGCTCCCGCTTCCCGACGGTCACGGCGTCCCTGGCGCCGCTGGGCCTGGACCTGGGCGCGGACCTGATTCCGGTGCAGCCGGCGGTGCATTACACGATGGGTGGCGTGCAGACGGACGTGCAGGGCCGCACGGGCGTGCCGGGCCTGTACGCGGCGGGTGAGGTGGCGTCCAGCGGCCTGCACGGCGCGAACCGGCTGGCCAGTAACAGTCTGTCCGAGGGGCTGGTGTTCGGCGCGCGGGCGGCGCGGGCGGCCCTGGCGGTCCTCAAGCCAGTGCCGGCGCGCACCGAGGCATTGCCGGCCCCGCTGGTGGACCCCGCCTGCCTTCACGCGCTGCGGGCACTGGTGGCGGGCGCGGCGGGGTTGCGGCGCGACGGGGCGGGACTGCGGGCCGCGCTGGACGCCTGGGCGTGGCCGGTCACAGGCGCCGAATCCCGCGAGAGCCTGGAGGCCGGGCATCTGGCCCTGATCGGCAAGCGGGTGTTGCGGGCGGCGCTGGACCGTGAGGAATCGCGCGGTGGGCACCACCGGACGGACTTCCCGGGCGAGGCAGCGGGCGCGGTGCATTCGCTACAGTCGCGGGCACTGGGCGAGCAGGTGACACGGGTGCCGGTGGGCGCGGCCGCTGCGGCCGTGCTAGGGTCTTCCGCGTGA
- a CDS encoding class I SAM-dependent methyltransferase yields the protein MPDQTPDAQTPDAITPGAITPGAATDSSVVNPARFLGRADVYAQARPGYPDALGAWLRDLGLLNARVADIGAGTGLFTRLLLAHGAAVTAVEPNPDMRARLGEGLRGVPGLTMQAGTSEATGLPAASVGLITAAQAAHWFDPGRTLPEFRRVLIPGGRVLFVWNDWRAAQESAPFNRAYGEVVRAFTGDDPLQIRVPEDDLPLFMPGGFEVREWTHTHPLTLGALHALAGSVSYLPAPDSPDFPALRAALDAAFDAHAQAGAPGAEAHVELAYLTRAYLGTLDSTAPGPTAPSRAVLR from the coding sequence ATGCCTGACCAGACCCCGGACGCCCAGACCCCGGACGCCATCACCCCGGGCGCCATCACCCCGGGCGCGGCGACCGATTCCAGTGTGGTGAACCCGGCCCGGTTCCTGGGCCGCGCGGACGTGTACGCGCAGGCCCGCCCCGGCTACCCGGACGCGCTGGGCGCGTGGTTGCGGGACCTGGGGCTGCTGAACGCACGGGTCGCGGATATCGGCGCGGGCACCGGCCTGTTCACGCGCCTGCTGCTGGCGCACGGCGCGGCCGTGACGGCCGTGGAACCCAACCCGGACATGCGCGCCCGGCTGGGTGAGGGGTTGCGCGGCGTGCCGGGGCTGACCATGCAGGCCGGAACGTCCGAGGCGACCGGACTGCCCGCCGCCTCGGTGGGTCTGATCACGGCGGCGCAGGCGGCCCACTGGTTCGACCCGGGGCGGACCCTGCCGGAGTTCCGGCGCGTGCTGATTCCGGGCGGGCGGGTGCTGTTCGTCTGGAACGACTGGCGGGCCGCACAGGAAAGCGCACCATTCAACCGCGCGTACGGTGAGGTCGTGCGGGCGTTCACGGGTGACGATCCCCTTCAGATCCGCGTGCCGGAGGATGACCTGCCGCTGTTCATGCCCGGCGGGTTCGAGGTGCGCGAGTGGACGCACACGCACCCCCTGACGCTCGGGGCCCTGCATGCGCTGGCGGGCAGCGTGAGTTACCTGCCCGCACCGGACTCACCGGACTTCCCGGCCCTGCGGGCGGCGCTGGACGCGGCTTTCGATGCTCACGCGCAGGCGGGTGCGCCGGGCGCTGAGGCTCACGTGGAACTGGCGTACCTGACGCGCGCATACCTGGGCACGCTGGACTCCACCGCTCCCGGACCCACCGCGCCCAGCCGCGCCGTGTTACGCTGA
- a CDS encoding Panacea domain-containing protein: protein MTHPDTVTPWPAALPPGGYAAEVVANAFIELARREGRHLTQMQVHKLVFIAHGYALALLGRPLTYNTVHAWKNGPVIRRLWERWGGRGVQPIESPLPVAPSEPDLHADPDAAEVIRSVWSAYGSMDGLELSRLTHRAGSPWAQVYAARADLIPDEITREYYTALARSA from the coding sequence ATGACCCACCCCGACACCGTCACCCCCTGGCCCGCCGCGCTGCCCCCCGGTGGGTACGCCGCCGAGGTCGTGGCGAACGCCTTCATCGAACTGGCCCGCCGCGAGGGACGGCACCTGACGCAGATGCAGGTGCACAAGCTGGTGTTCATCGCGCATGGCTACGCGCTGGCCCTGCTGGGCCGCCCCCTGACGTACAACACCGTGCACGCCTGGAAGAACGGCCCGGTCATCCGCCGCCTGTGGGAACGCTGGGGCGGGCGGGGCGTGCAGCCCATCGAGTCGCCGCTGCCGGTCGCGCCGTCCGAACCGGACCTGCACGCCGACCCGGACGCCGCCGAGGTGATCCGCAGCGTCTGGAGTGCCTACGGCAGCATGGACGGCCTGGAACTCTCACGCCTGACCCACCGCGCCGGTAGCCCCTGGGCGCAGGTGTACGCGGCCCGCGCGGACCTGATCCCCGACGAAATCACCCGCGAGTACTACACCGCCCTGGCCCGTAGCGCCTGA
- a CDS encoding B12-binding domain-containing radical SAM protein — MSYWRNTIKPLLDDETGTLFKQAPVRVTLAFPNRYSVGMASLGYQVIYRMFNNEEGVACERAFLPDDVEAFEKTGQALPTVETGRDAGDCQLLAISVSFELDLTNIIRLLDVTGLRPLREERDDSDAIVMIGGPFTSSNPYPLAPFADVIIIGDGEQIIPVVSEALREAESREDFYDLVDGMPGVFLPARHTHEPKWATAPKELLPAYSQIVTPHSELSNMFLVEAQRGCPRPCTFCLARTMYGPNRNNQAQELLDVIPDWATKVGLVGAALSDFPHTKFVGRTLTDRGIKLGVSSIRADTVDAELAEILKAGGLRTFTVASDAPSERLRRWLKKGITTEDLIKTAHISRDLGFKGIKVYMMIGLGPENDDDITELISFTKELAGINRIALGISPFVPKRHTPHFADPFAGVQVIEKRMKRIQKELRTTAELRNVSAKWAWVESVIARGGPEVGMAAYQIYRNESIGAWKKALADVGWSDEFETNAPAIDLPPGQYESKDVSAHAQGLAI, encoded by the coding sequence TTGAGTTACTGGCGCAACACCATCAAACCCCTGCTGGACGACGAGACCGGCACCCTGTTCAAGCAGGCCCCCGTCCGCGTGACCCTGGCCTTCCCCAACCGCTACTCGGTCGGCATGGCCTCGCTGGGGTATCAGGTCATCTACCGCATGTTCAACAACGAGGAAGGTGTCGCCTGCGAACGCGCCTTCCTCCCCGACGACGTCGAGGCCTTCGAGAAGACCGGGCAGGCCCTGCCCACCGTCGAGACCGGCCGCGACGCCGGCGACTGCCAGCTGCTGGCCATCAGCGTGTCGTTCGAGCTGGACCTGACGAACATCATCCGCCTGCTGGACGTGACGGGCCTGCGCCCCCTGCGCGAGGAACGCGACGACAGCGACGCCATCGTCATGATCGGCGGGCCGTTCACCAGCAGCAACCCCTACCCGCTCGCTCCCTTCGCGGACGTGATCATCATCGGGGACGGCGAGCAGATCATCCCGGTCGTCAGCGAGGCCCTGCGCGAGGCCGAGAGCCGCGAGGACTTCTACGATCTCGTGGACGGCATGCCCGGCGTGTTCCTGCCCGCCCGGCACACCCACGAACCCAAGTGGGCGACCGCGCCCAAGGAACTGCTGCCGGCGTACAGCCAGATCGTCACGCCGCACAGCGAACTGAGCAACATGTTCCTGGTCGAGGCGCAGCGCGGCTGCCCACGCCCCTGCACCTTCTGCCTCGCCCGGACCATGTACGGCCCCAACCGCAACAACCAGGCGCAGGAACTGCTGGACGTCATCCCCGACTGGGCCACCAAGGTCGGACTGGTCGGCGCGGCCCTCAGCGACTTCCCGCACACCAAGTTCGTGGGCCGCACCCTGACTGACCGGGGCATCAAGCTGGGCGTCAGCTCCATCCGCGCCGACACGGTCGACGCCGAACTGGCCGAGATTCTCAAGGCCGGCGGGCTGCGGACCTTCACGGTCGCCAGCGACGCCCCCAGCGAACGCCTGCGCCGCTGGCTGAAAAAAGGCATCACCACCGAGGACCTCATCAAGACCGCGCACATCAGCCGCGACCTGGGCTTCAAGGGCATCAAGGTGTACATGATGATCGGCCTCGGCCCGGAAAACGACGACGACATCACGGAACTGATCTCGTTCACCAAGGAACTCGCCGGGATCAACCGCATCGCGCTGGGCATCAGTCCCTTCGTGCCCAAACGCCACACGCCGCACTTCGCGGACCCCTTCGCGGGCGTGCAGGTCATCGAGAAGCGCATGAAACGCATCCAGAAGGAACTGCGGACCACCGCCGAACTGCGCAACGTATCCGCCAAGTGGGCCTGGGTGGAAAGCGTGATTGCGCGCGGTGGCCCGGAGGTCGGCATGGCCGCCTACCAGATCTACCGCAACGAGAGCATCGGCGCGTGGAAGAAAGCCCTGGCGGACGTTGGCTGGAGCGACGAGTTCGAGACGAACGCCCCCGCCATCGACCTACCGCCCGGACAGTACGAGAGCAAGGACGTCAGCGCCCACGCGCAGGGCCTCGCCATCTGA
- a CDS encoding esterase/lipase family protein, giving the protein MSQPAPHRTPARTPVLAALSAALLLASCGAPTRPDATALPASTAAGVPTPPEATAPARMTDLSDTALPAPLNAQALDKSTPLILVHGLGGFGRDEALGLRYWGGLNDVQQDLRGQGYSVFTASMGPVSSNWDRAAELYAQIKGGCVDYGAAHAATHGHARTDAAKCYPGFYPQWDAQHPVNLLGHSMGGQTARLLVKLLDDGDAANRASGGLFAGGRAGWIRNVMTVSSPNNGSPAADTLQDAVPMFKNLILAFAGSVGAVSPENFVYNFDLGQWGLSRAPGESFTTYNTRVFNSGIWNSRDQAAYDLSVDGSAALNAYAGRSRTTRYFSWETNATTTGLISGWQYPTPTMNPVLQPIAYPYAWPLKPGLGNITGRSPGGAVTYSSAWWANDGIVPNTSMNAPTGQGSAAYTGQATTPGNWYRLGRVSGYDHIDITGNLSFRDVKTFYRNQAAFLASQN; this is encoded by the coding sequence ATGTCACAGCCTGCCCCGCACCGTACGCCTGCCCGCACCCCCGTCCTCGCCGCCTTGAGCGCCGCCCTGCTGCTCGCCTCCTGCGGCGCACCCACCCGCCCGGACGCCACCGCCCTGCCCGCGTCCACGGCGGCGGGCGTGCCCACCCCGCCCGAGGCGACCGCACCCGCCCGCATGACCGACCTGAGCGACACCGCCCTGCCCGCACCGCTGAACGCGCAGGCGCTGGATAAGAGCACGCCGCTGATCCTGGTACACGGCCTGGGCGGCTTCGGGCGGGACGAGGCGCTGGGCCTGCGCTACTGGGGCGGCCTGAACGACGTGCAGCAGGACCTGCGCGGCCAGGGGTACAGCGTCTTCACGGCCAGCATGGGGCCGGTCAGCAGCAACTGGGACCGCGCCGCCGAACTGTACGCGCAGATCAAGGGGGGCTGCGTGGACTACGGCGCGGCGCACGCCGCCACGCACGGGCACGCCCGCACGGACGCCGCCAAGTGCTACCCCGGCTTCTACCCGCAGTGGGACGCGCAGCACCCCGTGAACCTGCTGGGTCACTCCATGGGCGGTCAGACCGCGCGGCTACTCGTGAAACTCCTGGATGACGGCGACGCCGCCAATCGCGCCAGCGGCGGCCTGTTCGCCGGGGGGCGCGCCGGGTGGATCCGTAACGTCATGACCGTCAGCAGCCCCAACAACGGCAGCCCCGCCGCCGACACGTTGCAGGACGCCGTGCCCATGTTCAAGAACCTGATCCTGGCCTTCGCGGGCAGCGTCGGCGCGGTCAGTCCCGAGAACTTCGTGTACAACTTCGACCTGGGCCAGTGGGGCCTGAGCCGCGCCCCGGGCGAGAGTTTCACCACGTACAACACCCGCGTGTTCAACTCCGGCATCTGGAACAGCCGCGATCAGGCGGCGTACGATCTGAGCGTGGACGGCTCGGCCGCCCTGAACGCCTACGCGGGCCGCAGCCGCACCACGAGGTACTTCTCGTGGGAGACGAACGCCACCACCACCGGCCTGATCAGCGGCTGGCAGTACCCCACCCCCACCATGAACCCAGTCCTGCAACCCATCGCGTACCCCTACGCGTGGCCGCTGAAACCCGGCCTGGGCAACATCACGGGCCGCAGCCCCGGCGGGGCCGTCACGTACAGCAGCGCGTGGTGGGCGAACGACGGGATCGTCCCGAACACCTCCATGAACGCCCCGACCGGCCAGGGCAGCGCCGCGTACACCGGGCAGGCCACCACGCCCGGCAACTGGTACCGCCTGGGCCGCGTCAGCGGGTACGACCACATCGACATCACGGGCAACCTGTCGTTCCGGGATGTGAAGACCTTCTACCGCAATCAGGCGGCGTTCCTGGCCTCGCAGAATTAA
- a CDS encoding transposase, with amino-acid sequence MNPKNARARRLYSDILTCFSRKQHRDSFQVFLDLLLDGSGRPLPTRATVKSPSAISRFLNHTIWDLRTLCRFMRQAALQLFNDTWKHAPHQRPRVEFLVDLTSLEKAGKFPGLSDWMHVLNAVNGVHLVVLYICCGDLKLPWAFQIWRGKGTSSPAALALKLLRTVPPVMLQGKRRPRLHADGGFESAEFIEAVLEREIDIVIGVRRNRTLANGTPIHELMTRGYKAQLQGLKPTMYVSWAWLYRNKEPEQRFVMSNINLGGKYLARVGKRRWRIEGFFKTIKGRFGLERFAQHSKTGVMRWWCLSGLAYLLCHLADQDVPPRPPGTWPDWGALARTVRFSFIPEVRRRALQLELAELDAFQDALSAPAP; translated from the coding sequence GTGAACCCAAAGAATGCACGTGCCAGACGGCTCTATTCTGACATCCTCACCTGCTTTTCGCGCAAACAACATCGCGATTCCTTTCAGGTCTTCCTGGACCTCCTCCTCGACGGTTCCGGTCGTCCCCTGCCCACTCGCGCAACCGTCAAATCGCCCTCCGCGATCAGTCGATTCCTCAACCACACGATCTGGGATCTCCGGACACTCTGCCGCTTCATGCGCCAGGCTGCACTCCAGCTCTTCAATGACACCTGGAAACATGCTCCACACCAGCGTCCCCGGGTCGAATTCCTGGTCGACCTGACCAGCCTCGAAAAGGCAGGAAAGTTCCCCGGACTCTCCGACTGGATGCACGTCCTGAACGCCGTGAACGGCGTTCACCTGGTCGTCCTGTACATCTGCTGTGGAGACCTGAAGCTCCCCTGGGCCTTTCAGATCTGGCGTGGAAAAGGCACGTCCTCACCCGCCGCGTTAGCCCTCAAACTGCTCCGCACTGTTCCACCCGTCATGCTTCAGGGGAAGCGCCGCCCCCGTCTGCATGCAGACGGGGGCTTCGAAAGTGCGGAGTTCATTGAGGCCGTCCTGGAAAGAGAAATAGACATCGTGATTGGTGTCCGGCGCAACAGAACACTCGCGAATGGGACACCCATTCACGAGCTGATGACCCGCGGGTACAAGGCACAACTCCAGGGTCTGAAACCCACCATGTACGTCTCGTGGGCATGGCTATACCGGAACAAAGAGCCAGAGCAGCGCTTCGTCATGTCGAACATCAACCTGGGCGGCAAGTACCTGGCCAGAGTCGGGAAACGCCGCTGGCGGATCGAGGGCTTCTTCAAGACCATCAAGGGGCGGTTCGGCCTGGAGCGGTTCGCGCAGCACAGCAAAACAGGTGTGATGCGGTGGTGGTGTCTCTCAGGGCTGGCGTATCTGCTCTGCCACTTGGCGGATCAGGATGTGCCGCCCAGACCACCGGGAACATGGCCAGATTGGGGAGCGTTAGCGAGAACCGTTCGGTTCTCGTTTATCCCAGAAGTGCGTCGTAGAGCGCTTCAACTGGAACTCGCCGAGCTTGATGCCTTCCAGGACGCACTTTCTGCTCCCGCCCCCTAA
- a CDS encoding 3-isopropylmalate dehydratase large subunit, which translates to MTNPTPRPQTMAEKILSRRGTMAVYAGDLAVVEVDQVMVVDSIAQSFIQRMQQDLNATPKYPERVSIVIDHVAPASTVSVAQAQKEAREYAAQTGVRLFDVGRGICHQVLMEEGLARPGWIVLGSDSHSTTYGAVAAFGTGMGATDIALAAASGKTWLKVPESVKVTFTGDLRAGVSAKDVALEMIRRLGADGATYQSIEMHAGDRFTRGERMTLANLCVEAGAKAGLVVPGGEILTAYGYDIPDWVYPDEGATYVQSIEIDLANLNPRMSAPSEVDNVFDVADLREQLRDQHVDQVFIGTCTNGRIEDLHAAADVLRGRRVAPGTRLLVIPASSQVMEDAMADGTLLTLQRAGAVLGTPGCGPCMGRHQGVLAPGEVCVSTSNRNFIGRMGDKDAHIYLASPAVAAATAVMGRVALPEDVLATPVPA; encoded by the coding sequence ATGACGAACCCCACCCCCCGCCCGCAGACCATGGCGGAAAAGATCCTCTCCCGGCGCGGCACCATGGCGGTGTACGCCGGGGACCTCGCGGTCGTTGAGGTGGATCAGGTCATGGTCGTGGACTCCATCGCCCAGAGCTTCATCCAGCGCATGCAGCAGGACCTGAACGCCACGCCTAAATACCCCGAGCGGGTCAGTATCGTGATCGACCACGTCGCCCCGGCCAGCACCGTCAGCGTGGCGCAGGCGCAGAAGGAAGCCCGCGAGTACGCCGCGCAGACCGGCGTGCGCCTGTTCGACGTGGGGCGCGGCATCTGCCATCAGGTGCTGATGGAAGAGGGCCTCGCCCGGCCCGGCTGGATCGTGCTGGGCAGCGACAGCCACAGCACCACGTACGGCGCGGTCGCCGCGTTCGGGACCGGCATGGGCGCCACGGACATCGCCCTGGCTGCCGCCAGTGGAAAGACCTGGCTGAAAGTCCCCGAGAGCGTCAAGGTCACCTTCACCGGCGACCTCAGAGCGGGCGTGAGTGCCAAGGACGTCGCGCTGGAAATGATCCGCCGCCTCGGCGCGGACGGCGCGACCTACCAGAGCATCGAGATGCACGCCGGGGACCGCTTCACGCGCGGCGAACGTATGACCCTGGCGAACCTGTGCGTGGAGGCCGGCGCGAAGGCCGGACTGGTCGTGCCCGGCGGCGAGATCCTCACCGCGTACGGGTACGACATCCCCGACTGGGTCTACCCCGACGAGGGAGCCACGTACGTGCAGAGCATCGAGATCGACCTTGCCAACCTGAACCCCCGCATGAGCGCGCCCAGCGAGGTGGACAACGTGTTCGACGTCGCCGATCTGCGCGAACAACTGCGCGACCAGCACGTGGATCAGGTGTTCATCGGCACCTGCACCAACGGGCGCATCGAGGACCTGCACGCCGCTGCCGACGTCCTGCGCGGGCGGCGCGTCGCCCCCGGCACCCGCCTCCTCGTGATTCCGGCCAGCAGTCAGGTCATGGAGGACGCCATGGCCGACGGTACCCTCCTGACCCTGCAACGCGCCGGGGCGGTGCTGGGCACGCCCGGCTGCGGGCCGTGCATGGGCCGCCACCAGGGCGTCCTGGCCCCCGGCGAGGTCTGCGTCAGCACCAGTAACCGCAACTTCATCGGGCGGATGGGCGACAAGGACGCCCACATCTACCTCGCCTCGCCCGCCGTGGCCGCCGCGACCGCCGTGATGGGCCGCGTGGCACTGCCCGAGGACGTGCTGGCCACCCCGGTACCCGCGTGA
- a CDS encoding VOC family protein has translation MKVRLDHCVVHVSDWARSNEFYARVLGAEVIPRGQGFAYRFGARQLNLHGPGLSPEPLARVPVAPGGSDLCFVWDGPVSGAAAHLSACGVPVELGPVARAGAQGDGLSVYFRDPDGSLLEFISYEQAYEQEGA, from the coding sequence GTGAAGGTCCGGCTGGATCACTGCGTGGTGCACGTCTCCGACTGGGCGCGCTCGAACGAGTTCTACGCACGGGTGCTGGGGGCCGAGGTCATCCCGCGCGGGCAGGGCTTCGCGTACCGCTTCGGGGCGCGGCAGCTGAACCTGCACGGGCCGGGCCTGAGTCCGGAGCCGCTGGCGCGCGTGCCGGTCGCGCCGGGTGGCAGTGACCTGTGCTTCGTGTGGGACGGCCCGGTCAGCGGGGCCGCCGCGCACCTGAGTGCGTGTGGCGTGCCGGTGGAACTGGGTCCGGTGGCTCGCGCGGGCGCGCAGGGTGACGGCCTCAGCGTGTACTTCCGCGATCCGGACGGGTCGCTGCTGGAATTCATCAGTTACGAACAAGCGTACGAGCAAGAGGGGGCCTGA